A single genomic interval of Rhizobium leguminosarum bv. trifolii WSM1325 harbors:
- a CDS encoding ribonuclease PH (KEGG: rec:RHECIAT_CH0000402 ribonuclease PH protein~TIGRFAM: ribonuclease PH~PFAM: 3' exoribonuclease; Exoribonuclease, phosphorolytic domain 2), with amino-acid sequence MRPSGRKIDQMRKVSFERNFSKHAEGSCLVKFGDTHVLCTASLEEKTPPWLRNTGKGWVTAEYGMLPRATGERMKREAAAGKQGGRTQEIQRLIGRSLRAVVDLQALGERQITLDCDVIQADGGTRTASITGGWIALYDCLKWMESRNMIKVERVLKDHVAAISCGIFASQPVIDLDYIEDSSAETDANFVMTGTGGIVEIQGTAEGTPFSEGEFTSLMQLARNGIGELVALQKQAVEG; translated from the coding sequence ATGCGGCCTTCAGGCAGAAAAATCGACCAGATGCGCAAGGTCTCGTTCGAGCGCAATTTTTCCAAGCATGCGGAAGGCTCCTGCCTGGTGAAGTTCGGCGACACGCATGTGCTCTGCACGGCGAGTCTCGAAGAAAAGACGCCGCCATGGCTGCGCAATACCGGCAAGGGCTGGGTCACGGCCGAATACGGCATGCTGCCGCGGGCAACCGGCGAACGCATGAAGCGCGAGGCTGCCGCCGGCAAGCAGGGCGGCCGCACCCAGGAAATCCAGCGGCTGATCGGCCGGTCGCTGCGCGCCGTCGTCGACCTGCAGGCGCTCGGCGAACGGCAGATCACGCTGGATTGCGACGTCATCCAGGCCGATGGCGGCACGCGGACCGCCTCGATCACCGGCGGCTGGATCGCGCTTTACGACTGCCTGAAATGGATGGAAAGCCGCAACATGATCAAGGTCGAACGGGTCCTGAAGGATCATGTCGCCGCCATCTCCTGCGGCATCTTCGCCAGCCAGCCGGTGATCGATCTCGATTACATCGAAGACTCCTCGGCCGAGACCGATGCGAACTTCGTCATGACGGGCACCGGCGGGATCGTCGAGATCCAGGGCACGGCCGAAGGCACGCCGTTCAGCGAGGGCGAATTCACCTCGCTGATGCAGCTTGCCAGAAACGGCATCGGCGAACTCGTGGCACTGCAGAAGCAAGCCGTCGAAGGATGA
- a CDS encoding heat-inducible transcription repressor HrcA (TIGRFAM: heat-inducible transcription repressor HrcA~PFAM: Negative regulator of class I heat shock protein~KEGG: ret:RHE_CH00364 heat-inducible transcription repressor), which translates to MGIRSTSVSDAVAALDERSREIFRRIVEGYLESGEPLGSRNLSRILPMSLSPASVRNVMSDLEELGLIYSPHVSAGRLPTQIGLRFFVDAFMQVGDLSAEERASIDRQVRAESGGNPVESMMNEASRMLSGISRGAGLVITSKSDPVLKHVEFIRLEPTKALAVLVGDHDQVENRIIELPAGVTSSQLTEAANFLNAHMSGQTLPELRKQLSRLKDDVRHELDALSRDLVERGIAVWAGSPDEGKPTQLIIRGRANLLEGLAGAEDLDRLRLLFDDLEKKDSLIEILNLAESGSGVRIFIGSENKLFSLSGSSLIVAPYRDDDDRIVGAVGVIGPTRLNYSRIVPMVDYTAQLVSRLSRNQL; encoded by the coding sequence ATGGGCATCAGGTCGACGTCGGTTTCGGATGCCGTAGCTGCGCTGGACGAGCGCTCCAGGGAAATTTTTCGTCGCATCGTCGAAGGTTATCTGGAAAGCGGCGAGCCGCTCGGTTCGCGCAACCTGTCCCGTATCCTGCCGATGTCGCTGTCGCCGGCCTCGGTGCGCAATGTCATGAGCGATCTCGAAGAACTCGGCCTGATCTATTCGCCGCATGTCAGCGCCGGCCGGTTACCGACCCAGATCGGCCTGCGCTTCTTCGTCGACGCCTTCATGCAGGTCGGCGACCTCTCGGCCGAGGAACGCGCCAGCATCGACCGCCAGGTGCGGGCCGAAAGCGGCGGCAATCCCGTCGAATCGATGATGAACGAGGCAAGCCGCATGTTGTCGGGCATTTCGCGCGGCGCCGGCCTGGTCATCACCTCGAAAAGCGATCCGGTGCTGAAACATGTCGAGTTCATCCGGCTCGAACCGACAAAGGCGCTGGCCGTGCTCGTCGGCGATCACGATCAGGTGGAAAACCGCATCATCGAGCTGCCGGCGGGCGTCACCTCCTCACAGCTGACCGAGGCGGCGAATTTCCTCAATGCCCATATGTCCGGCCAGACCCTGCCGGAGCTTCGCAAACAATTAAGCCGGCTGAAGGACGACGTCCGTCACGAGCTCGATGCCCTGTCGCGCGATCTGGTCGAGCGCGGCATTGCCGTCTGGGCCGGCAGCCCGGACGAGGGAAAACCGACGCAGCTGATCATCCGCGGCCGCGCCAACCTGCTCGAAGGCCTCGCCGGCGCCGAGGACCTCGACCGGCTGCGCCTGCTGTTCGACGATCTCGAGAAGAAGGACAGCCTGATCGAGATCCTCAATCTCGCCGAAAGCGGTTCGGGCGTCCGCATCTTCATCGGATCGGAAAACAAGCTCTTCTCGCTGTCCGGCTCGTCGCTCATCGTCGCGCCCTATCGTGACGATGACGATCGCATCGTCGGCGCTGTCGGCGTCATCGGCCCGACGCGGCTCAATTATTCCCGCATCGTGCCGATGGTGGACTATACAGCCCAGCTCGTCTCCCGCCTTTCGCGCAACCAGCTTTGA
- a CDS encoding Saccharopine dehydrogenase (PFAM: Saccharopine dehydrogenase~KEGG: rec:RHECIAT_CH0000398 probable saccharopine dehydrogenase protein (NAD(+), L-lysine-forming)), with translation MSFEKIAVLGLGKVGRLAATLLHEGGFEVIGVDAQLPLSDVPFKCRIGDISDPQVIGELLSNVEAVLSCLPYHLNIELARAAHLAGIHYFDLTEDVPTTNFIIELSKTARGLMAPQCGLAPGFVGIIGASLADGFDRCRSIRMRVGALPQHPTGLLGYAFNWSPEGVVNEYLNDCEVIEGGVRKLVSPMEWHETVYVGGVKLEAFTTSGGLGTMCDTMLGKIDNLDYKTMRYPGHMELMNFFFHELLMRDKRKLAGEILTNAKPPVEDDVVYVHVAAEGTENGSLRRKEFVRAYYPIEIAGARRTAIAWTTSASVVAVIEMVRDGLLPTTGFLHQEHIPLEMFLKTPTGSLFKAGATSHG, from the coding sequence ATGAGTTTCGAAAAGATCGCCGTTCTCGGCCTGGGCAAGGTCGGACGGCTGGCGGCGACGCTGTTGCATGAAGGCGGCTTCGAGGTCATCGGCGTCGATGCGCAATTGCCGCTGAGCGACGTCCCCTTCAAGTGCCGCATCGGCGATATCTCCGATCCTCAAGTGATCGGCGAACTGCTCTCGAATGTCGAGGCGGTGCTGTCCTGCCTGCCCTATCATTTGAATATCGAGCTGGCGCGCGCCGCCCATCTTGCCGGCATTCATTATTTCGATCTGACCGAAGACGTTCCGACCACCAATTTCATCATCGAGCTGTCGAAGACAGCCCGCGGCCTGATGGCGCCGCAATGCGGCCTGGCGCCGGGTTTCGTCGGCATCATCGGTGCAAGCCTGGCCGACGGCTTCGATCGCTGCCGGTCGATCCGCATGCGCGTCGGCGCCCTGCCGCAGCATCCGACCGGACTGCTCGGCTACGCCTTCAACTGGTCGCCCGAGGGCGTCGTCAACGAATATCTGAACGACTGCGAGGTCATCGAGGGCGGTGTGCGCAAGCTTGTCTCGCCGATGGAATGGCACGAGACCGTCTATGTCGGCGGCGTCAAGCTCGAAGCCTTCACGACGTCCGGCGGCCTTGGCACCATGTGTGACACCATGCTCGGCAAGATCGACAATCTCGATTACAAGACCATGCGTTATCCCGGCCATATGGAGCTGATGAATTTCTTCTTCCACGAGCTGTTGATGCGCGACAAGCGCAAGCTCGCCGGCGAGATCCTGACCAATGCCAAGCCGCCGGTTGAAGACGATGTTGTCTATGTCCATGTCGCCGCCGAAGGCACCGAGAATGGCAGCCTGCGCCGCAAGGAATTCGTGCGCGCCTATTACCCGATCGAGATTGCCGGCGCGCGCCGCACGGCGATCGCCTGGACGACGTCAGCCTCCGTCGTCGCCGTCATCGAGATGGTCCGCGACGGCCTGCTGCCGACGACCGGCTTCCTGCACCAGGAGCATATTCCGCTGGAGATGTTTTTGAAGACGCCGACCGGCAGCCTCTTCAAGGCGGGTGCGACCAGCCACGGCTAA
- a CDS encoding protein of unknown function DUF1150 (PFAM: protein of unknown function DUF1150~KEGG: rec:RHECIAT_CH0000407 hypothetical protein) — MLMKEATSHLTKSELAHIGNGEVAYIRKMRTDEVAKCFPEAPDIDPTVDLWALFGADGTPILLTDNRSSTFFKAAEDELKTVSLH; from the coding sequence ATGTTGATGAAAGAAGCCACGTCTCACTTGACCAAATCCGAGCTTGCCCACATCGGCAACGGCGAGGTCGCCTATATCAGAAAAATGCGCACCGATGAGGTCGCCAAGTGCTTTCCCGAGGCGCCGGATATCGATCCGACCGTCGATCTCTGGGCACTCTTCGGCGCCGACGGTACGCCGATCCTTTTGACGGACAACCGTTCGAGCACCTTCTTCAAGGCTGCCGAGGACGAATTGAAGACGGTCAGCCTGCACTGA
- a CDS encoding GrpE protein (PFAM: GrpE protein~KEGG: rec:RHECIAT_CH0000404 molecular chaperone heat shock protein) produces MTDDTTKNGPDATAADAAADATAYVENETAQEEAAQPDALELLKAENGELRDRYLRLAAEMDNLRRRTEREVKDAKSYSVAGFARDMLAVSDNLRRALDAIPPETRAAADAGLSTLIEGVEMTERAMLSALERHGVRKLEPVGQKFDPNFHQAMFEVPNPDVPNNTVVQVVQAGFSIGERVLRPAMVGVAKGGPKPAEAETNSVFDEKDA; encoded by the coding sequence ATGACCGATGACACGACGAAAAACGGACCTGACGCAACTGCGGCGGATGCCGCAGCCGACGCTACCGCCTACGTCGAGAACGAAACTGCGCAGGAAGAGGCCGCCCAGCCGGACGCGCTTGAGCTTCTGAAAGCCGAAAACGGCGAACTGCGCGACCGCTATCTGCGCCTTGCTGCCGAGATGGACAATCTGCGCCGGCGCACCGAGCGCGAGGTGAAGGATGCCAAGTCCTATTCCGTCGCGGGCTTTGCACGCGACATGCTCGCCGTCTCGGACAATCTGCGCCGCGCGCTCGATGCCATCCCTCCGGAGACCAGGGCTGCGGCCGATGCCGGCCTGAGCACGCTGATCGAGGGTGTCGAGATGACCGAGCGCGCCATGCTGTCGGCTCTCGAGCGCCACGGCGTTCGCAAGCTGGAGCCGGTTGGCCAGAAGTTCGATCCGAATTTCCATCAGGCGATGTTCGAGGTACCGAACCCCGACGTGCCGAACAACACGGTCGTCCAGGTCGTGCAGGCAGGCTTCTCCATCGGCGAGCGCGTGCTGCGCCCGGCCATGGTCGGTGTCGCCAAGGGCGGCCCGAAGCCGGCGGAAGCCGAAACCAACTCCGTCTTCGACGAGAAAGACGCCTGA
- a CDS encoding Glyoxalase/bleomycin resistance protein/dioxygenase (PFAM: Glyoxalase/bleomycin resistance protein/dioxygenase~KEGG: ret:RHE_CH00362 lactoylglutathione lyase protein), whose amino-acid sequence MLEGMLETALYARDLDQAETFYEDVLGLEKIARAANRHVFFRCGPGVLLIFNPEETVKPPAPEALQVPPHGTTGQGHACFRVSGRNIDAMAERLTAAGVAIESEVRWPKGGRSIYFRDPAGNSLECAEAKIWGIEQDI is encoded by the coding sequence ATGCTGGAAGGCATGTTGGAAACGGCGCTCTATGCGCGGGATCTCGACCAGGCCGAGACGTTCTACGAAGACGTTCTCGGACTTGAAAAGATCGCCCGCGCCGCCAACCGGCATGTCTTCTTCCGCTGTGGGCCTGGCGTTCTCCTGATCTTCAATCCCGAGGAAACGGTAAAACCGCCAGCGCCTGAAGCACTGCAGGTACCGCCGCACGGCACGACCGGCCAGGGCCACGCCTGTTTCCGGGTGTCCGGCCGCAATATCGATGCCATGGCCGAGCGGCTGACGGCGGCGGGTGTGGCGATCGAATCCGAAGTGCGCTGGCCGAAGGGCGGCCGCTCGATCTATTTCCGCGATCCGGCCGGTAACAGTCTGGAATGCGCGGAGGCTAAAATCTGGGGCATCGAACAGGACATCTGA
- a CDS encoding non-canonical purine NTP pyrophosphatase, rdgB/HAM1 family (TIGRFAM: non-canonical purine NTP pyrophosphatase, rdgB/HAM1 family~PFAM: Ham1 family protein~KEGG: rec:RHECIAT_CH0000400 probable nucleoside-triphosphatase protein, HAM1-like protein), whose amino-acid sequence MRKLETKTIVVASHNAGKIREIQELIGPLGFTAKSAAELNFVEPDETGTSFEENATIKAVASANASGMPALSDDSGLVVDALGGDPGVYTANWAEKADGTRDFDMAMAKVEKALQDAGATKPEQRTARFISVLCLAWPDGHTELFRGEVEGSVVWPPRGTQGFGYDPVFQPEGYDITFGEMSGEEKHGWNVGKPQALSHRARAFKLFVETCLEA is encoded by the coding sequence ATGCGCAAGCTTGAAACGAAGACCATCGTCGTTGCCAGCCACAATGCCGGCAAGATCCGCGAGATCCAGGAATTGATCGGGCCGCTCGGCTTCACCGCCAAATCGGCCGCCGAGCTGAATTTCGTCGAGCCGGATGAGACCGGCACGAGCTTCGAGGAGAATGCGACGATCAAGGCAGTCGCCTCGGCCAATGCCTCAGGCATGCCGGCGCTGTCGGACGATTCCGGGCTGGTGGTCGATGCACTCGGCGGCGATCCCGGTGTCTACACCGCCAATTGGGCGGAGAAGGCCGACGGCACGCGCGATTTCGACATGGCGATGGCCAAGGTGGAAAAGGCGCTGCAGGATGCGGGCGCGACAAAGCCGGAACAGCGCACGGCGCGTTTCATCAGCGTGCTCTGCCTTGCCTGGCCGGACGGGCATACAGAGCTGTTTCGCGGCGAGGTGGAAGGCAGTGTCGTCTGGCCGCCGCGCGGCACCCAGGGCTTCGGTTACGATCCGGTCTTCCAGCCCGAGGGCTACGACATCACCTTCGGCGAAATGAGCGGCGAGGAAAAACACGGCTGGAACGTCGGCAAGCCGCAAGCGCTGTCGCACCGTGCCCGCGCCTTCAAACTCTTTGTTGAAACCTGCCTGGAGGCATAA
- a CDS encoding oxygen-independent coproporphyrinogen III oxidase (KEGG: rec:RHECIAT_CH0000399 oxygen-independent coprophorphyrinogen III oxidase protein~TIGRFAM: oxygen-independent coproporphyrinogen III oxidase~PFAM: Radical SAM domain protein; HemN domain protein~SMART: Elongator protein 3/MiaB/NifB): protein MDNFDTPSTSRDAALLPDTGEPGFGVYVHWPFCAAKCPYCDFNSHVRHQPVDQERFTSAFLTEMAAVRAMSGPKTVTSIFLGGGTPSLMKPEAVSAILDGIARHWHVPDGIEITMEANPSSVEAERFRGYRAAGVNRVSLGVQALNDRDLKFLGRLHDVADALKAIRLARDIFPRMSFDLIYARPDQTVEEWEKELKEAISYAVDHLSLYQLTIEEGTPFYGLHKAGKLIVPDGEQSAVLYEATQEITAREGMPAYEVSNHARPGAESRHNLTYWRYGDYAGIGPGAHGRLTRGPEKLATATERKPETWLDMVERDGHGILDEERLGFEEQSDELLLMGLRLREGVDLARWQQLSGRDLDPKREEFLLEHKFIERIGNSRLRCTPSGMLILDSVVADLAC, encoded by the coding sequence GTGGACAATTTCGACACGCCAAGCACCTCGCGCGACGCGGCTCTGCTGCCCGATACCGGCGAGCCGGGCTTCGGCGTCTATGTGCACTGGCCCTTCTGCGCGGCGAAGTGTCCCTATTGCGACTTCAACAGCCATGTGCGCCACCAGCCGGTGGATCAGGAGCGCTTTACATCAGCCTTCCTGACGGAGATGGCGGCGGTCCGGGCGATGAGTGGGCCGAAGACGGTGACGAGCATCTTCCTCGGCGGCGGCACGCCCTCGCTGATGAAGCCGGAAGCGGTTTCCGCCATTCTCGACGGCATTGCGCGGCACTGGCATGTGCCAGATGGCATCGAGATCACCATGGAGGCCAATCCTTCGAGCGTCGAGGCCGAACGCTTCCGCGGCTACCGGGCAGCCGGCGTCAATCGCGTCTCGCTCGGCGTGCAGGCGCTGAACGACCGGGATCTGAAATTCCTCGGCCGGCTGCATGATGTCGCCGACGCGCTGAAGGCGATAAGGCTGGCGCGCGATATCTTTCCGCGCATGTCCTTCGACCTGATCTATGCCCGGCCCGACCAGACCGTCGAGGAATGGGAAAAGGAATTGAAGGAGGCGATCTCCTATGCGGTCGACCATCTTTCGCTTTATCAGCTGACCATCGAGGAAGGCACGCCCTTCTACGGCCTGCACAAGGCCGGCAAGCTGATCGTGCCGGATGGCGAGCAATCGGCAGTGCTCTACGAGGCGACGCAAGAGATCACCGCGCGCGAGGGCATGCCGGCCTATGAGGTTTCCAATCATGCCCGGCCGGGGGCTGAAAGCCGGCATAACCTGACCTACTGGCGTTATGGTGATTATGCCGGCATCGGCCCGGGCGCCCATGGCCGGCTGACGCGTGGCCCCGAGAAGCTCGCGACGGCGACCGAGCGCAAGCCGGAAACCTGGCTCGACATGGTCGAGCGTGACGGCCACGGCATTCTCGACGAGGAGCGGCTCGGCTTCGAGGAACAGTCCGACGAGCTGCTGCTGATGGGGCTGCGGCTCAGGGAAGGCGTCGATCTTGCCCGCTGGCAGCAACTTTCCGGCCGCGATCTCGACCCGAAACGCGAGGAATTCCTGCTCGAACACAAATTCATCGAGCGGATCGGCAATTCACGGCTGCGCTGCACGCCATCCGGCATGCTGATCCTCGATTCCGTCGTCGCCGATCTCGCTTGCTGA
- a CDS encoding heat shock protein Hsp20 (PFAM: heat shock protein Hsp20~KEGG: ret:RHE_CH00367 molecular chaperone small heat shock protein), with amino-acid sequence MSRITPFASPLLLGFDAMEKTLERISKASDGYPPYNIERIGADSGAPERLRITLAVAGFSEEELDVSIEENQLLIRGRQVEQGERDYLYRGIAARQFQRTFVLADGMQVLGAALKNGLLSVDLIRPEPARMVKKINISVSQ; translated from the coding sequence ATGAGCCGTATTACCCCTTTCGCCAGCCCGCTGCTTCTGGGCTTCGATGCCATGGAAAAGACGTTGGAGCGCATTTCCAAGGCGAGCGACGGATATCCGCCTTATAATATCGAACGCATCGGCGCCGACAGCGGCGCGCCGGAACGCCTGCGCATCACCCTTGCCGTGGCCGGTTTCAGCGAGGAGGAGCTCGATGTCTCCATTGAGGAGAACCAGCTTCTGATCCGCGGCCGCCAGGTCGAACAGGGCGAGCGGGATTATCTTTATCGCGGTATCGCCGCCCGTCAGTTCCAGCGTACTTTCGTTCTTGCCGACGGCATGCAGGTGCTGGGTGCGGCCCTGAAGAACGGTCTGCTCTCCGTCGATCTAATTCGTCCGGAACCCGCGCGCATGGTCAAGAAAATTAACATTTCGGTCTCACAGTAG
- a CDS encoding Inosine/uridine-preferring nucleoside hydrolase (PFAM: Inosine/uridine-preferring nucleoside hydrolase~KEGG: rec:RHECIAT_CH0000405 inosine-adenosine-guanosine preferring nucleoside hydrolase protein): MASARKIIIDTDPGQDDAAAIMLAFGSPDELEVLGITTVAGNVPLSLTSRNARIVCELCERTETKVFAGADAPIARKLVTAEHVHGKTGLDGPELNEPTMALQPGHAVDFIIETLRHEPEGTVTLCTLGPLTNIGMAFQKAPDIIPRIRELVMMGGGFFEGGNITPAAEFNIYVDPEAADIVFRSGVPIVMMPLDVTHQLLTRKDRVKRMAEIGTAPAKAMVEMLEFFERFDIEKYGSDGGPLHDPTVVAYLLKPELFQGRDCNVEIEVQSELTVGMTVVDWWHVTERKRNAKVMRHVDADGFFDLLIERFARI, from the coding sequence ATGGCAAGCGCAAGAAAGATCATCATCGACACGGATCCCGGCCAGGACGACGCGGCCGCCATCATGCTGGCCTTCGGCAGTCCCGATGAGCTGGAGGTGCTGGGGATCACGACGGTCGCCGGCAACGTGCCGCTTTCGCTCACCAGCCGCAATGCGCGCATCGTCTGCGAGCTTTGCGAACGGACGGAGACGAAGGTTTTCGCCGGCGCCGACGCACCGATCGCCCGCAAGCTGGTGACGGCCGAACATGTGCACGGCAAGACCGGCCTCGACGGTCCGGAGCTGAACGAGCCGACGATGGCGCTGCAGCCTGGCCATGCCGTCGACTTCATCATCGAGACGTTGCGCCATGAGCCTGAAGGCACGGTGACGCTGTGCACGCTCGGGCCGCTCACCAATATCGGCATGGCCTTCCAGAAGGCGCCCGACATCATCCCCCGCATCCGCGAACTGGTGATGATGGGCGGCGGCTTCTTCGAGGGCGGCAACATCACGCCGGCGGCCGAATTCAACATCTATGTCGACCCCGAAGCCGCCGATATCGTCTTCCGCTCAGGCGTTCCGATCGTGATGATGCCGCTAGATGTGACGCATCAATTGCTGACCCGCAAGGACCGGGTGAAACGCATGGCCGAGATCGGCACGGCGCCGGCAAAGGCCATGGTCGAGATGCTCGAATTCTTCGAACGCTTCGACATCGAGAAATACGGTTCCGACGGCGGGCCGCTGCACGACCCGACCGTCGTCGCCTACCTGCTGAAGCCGGAGCTTTTCCAGGGCCGGGACTGCAATGTCGAGATCGAGGTCCAGTCCGAACTCACCGTCGGCATGACGGTCGTCGACTGGTGGCATGTGACCGAGCGCAAGCGCAACGCCAAGGTTATGCGCCATGTCGATGCGGATGGCTTTTTCGATCTGCTGATCGAACGCTTCGCCCGCATCTGA
- a CDS encoding chromosomal replication initiator protein DnaA (KEGG: rec:RHECIAT_CH0000397 chromosomal replication initiator protein~TIGRFAM: chromosomal replication initiator protein DnaA~PFAM: Chromosomal replication initiator DnaA; Chromosomal replication initiator DnaA domain~SMART: Chromosomal replication initiator DnaA domain; AAA ATPase), with protein sequence MQMNTMTTSGLDNGDAAPQAFGSIRLEAAEVKADMKQNVLFERVTARLKAQVGQDVYASWFARLKLHSVSKSVVRLSVPTTFLKSWINNRYLDLITGLFQAEDPEILKIEVLVRTATRHGTKALDEAVAPEPAAPTQMRRPASAQPAGQAVQQAVSAVAAARPASFGSPLFGSPLDSRFTFDTFVEGSSNRVALAAAKTIAEAGQGAVRFNPLFIHSTVGLGKTHLLQAVANAAVQNPRALRVVYLTAEYFMWRFATAIRDNDALTLKDSLRNIDLLIIDDMQFLQGKMIQHEFCHLLNMLLDSAKQVVVAADRAPWELESLDPRVRSRLQGGVAIEFDAPDYEMRLEILKRRLAVARLEDPSLEIPAELLQHVARNVTASGRELEGAFNQLVFRRSFEPNLSIERVDELLAHLVGSGEPRRVRIEDIQRIVARHYNVSRQELVSNRRTRVIVKPRQIAMYLSKTLTPRSFPEIGRRFGGRDHTTVLHAVRKIEELISGDTKLSHEVELLKRLINE encoded by the coding sequence ATGCAGATGAATACGATGACGACGAGCGGGCTCGACAATGGGGATGCGGCACCGCAGGCGTTCGGCTCCATTCGCCTGGAAGCGGCGGAAGTAAAGGCGGATATGAAGCAGAACGTATTGTTTGAGCGCGTCACCGCGCGCTTGAAGGCTCAGGTCGGTCAGGATGTCTACGCCAGCTGGTTCGCCCGGCTGAAGCTGCATTCGGTATCGAAGAGCGTCGTTCGCCTTTCGGTCCCCACGACCTTCCTGAAGTCGTGGATCAACAATCGTTATCTCGATCTCATCACCGGTCTGTTCCAGGCCGAAGATCCGGAAATTCTGAAAATCGAAGTCCTGGTGCGTACGGCGACGCGCCACGGCACGAAGGCGCTCGATGAGGCGGTCGCGCCGGAACCAGCCGCCCCTACGCAGATGCGCCGCCCGGCAAGCGCTCAGCCGGCCGGTCAGGCCGTCCAGCAGGCGGTTTCGGCCGTTGCCGCCGCAAGGCCCGCAAGCTTCGGCTCGCCGCTCTTCGGTTCGCCGCTCGATAGCCGCTTTACCTTCGACACCTTCGTCGAAGGCAGCTCGAACCGGGTAGCACTTGCGGCTGCAAAGACGATCGCGGAAGCCGGTCAGGGCGCCGTGCGCTTCAACCCGCTCTTCATCCATTCGACCGTCGGCCTCGGCAAGACCCACCTGCTGCAGGCTGTCGCCAATGCGGCAGTGCAGAACCCCAGGGCTCTGCGCGTCGTCTATCTGACGGCCGAATATTTCATGTGGCGTTTCGCCACCGCGATCCGCGACAATGATGCGCTGACGCTGAAGGATTCGCTGCGCAACATCGATCTCTTGATCATCGACGACATGCAGTTCCTGCAGGGCAAGATGATCCAGCATGAATTCTGCCATCTCCTCAACATGCTTCTCGACAGCGCCAAGCAGGTCGTCGTTGCCGCCGACCGTGCGCCCTGGGAGCTGGAGTCGCTCGACCCCCGCGTTCGCTCGCGCCTCCAGGGCGGCGTCGCGATCGAATTCGACGCGCCGGATTACGAGATGCGTCTCGAAATCCTCAAGCGTCGCCTTGCTGTCGCCCGGCTCGAAGATCCGTCGCTCGAAATTCCGGCCGAGTTGCTCCAGCATGTCGCTCGCAACGTCACGGCCAGCGGCCGCGAACTTGAAGGCGCTTTCAACCAGCTGGTCTTCCGCCGCTCCTTCGAGCCGAACCTGTCGATCGAACGCGTCGACGAACTGCTCGCCCATCTGGTCGGCTCCGGCGAACCCCGCCGTGTGCGCATCGAGGATATCCAGCGCATCGTTGCAAGACACTACAATGTCTCGCGCCAGGAACTGGTGTCGAACCGCCGCACCCGCGTCATCGTCAAGCCGCGCCAGATCGCCATGTATCTGTCGAAGACGCTGACGCCACGCTCCTTCCCGGAGATCGGCCGCCGTTTCGGCGGGCGTGATCACACGACCGTGCTGCACGCCGTGCGCAAGATCGAGGAACTAATTTCGGGAGACACCAAGCTTTCGCACGAAGTCGAGCTTCTGAAGCGCCTGATCAACGAATAG